The following are encoded in a window of Mycobacteroides chelonae CCUG 47445 genomic DNA:
- a CDS encoding GtrA family protein, translated as MSFADATIARLPRFIRPVAERHHELIKFGIVGATTFIIDSGIFYALKLTILEPKPLTAKIISGIIAVIASYILNREWSFRDRGGRERHHEALLFFAVSGIGVLIAMLPLWVSSYIFELRVPNVSLTVENIADFISAYLIGNLLQMAFRFWAFRRWVFPDEFGRHGETPVAFVSVDVDDDGSGADPENVTPLHPPTGLPNSTTVHHGTEVGRGLYGSAHHVAGGRSRPRPVERLSPSSEPRVSKTS; from the coding sequence GTGTCTTTCGCCGATGCCACCATCGCCCGGCTGCCCCGGTTCATCCGGCCTGTCGCCGAGCGGCACCACGAGCTGATCAAGTTCGGCATCGTCGGAGCCACCACGTTCATCATCGACTCCGGTATCTTCTACGCACTCAAGCTGACGATCCTGGAGCCCAAACCACTCACCGCGAAGATCATCTCCGGCATCATCGCCGTCATCGCCTCCTACATCCTCAACAGGGAATGGAGTTTCCGGGACCGCGGCGGCCGGGAACGGCACCACGAGGCGCTGCTGTTCTTCGCGGTCAGCGGCATCGGCGTGCTGATCGCCATGCTTCCGCTGTGGGTGTCGAGTTACATCTTTGAGCTGCGCGTGCCCAACGTCAGCCTGACGGTCGAGAACATCGCCGACTTCATCAGCGCGTACCTCATCGGCAACCTGCTGCAGATGGCGTTCCGGTTCTGGGCGTTCCGCCGCTGGGTGTTTCCCGACGAATTCGGGCGCCACGGCGAGACTCCGGTGGCTTTCGTCTCGGTCGATGTGGACGACGACGGATCAGGCGCCGACCCGGAAAACGTCACTCCGTTGCACCCACCCACAGGGCTGCCCAACAGCACCACCGTGCATCACGGGACCGAAGTCGGCCGCGGCTTGTACGGCTCAGCGCATCACGTGGCGGGTGGCCGTTCGCGGCCGCGCCCGGTGGAGCGGCTGTCGCCCTCCTCCGAACCGAGGGTGTCAAAAACCTCGTGA
- a CDS encoding PH domain-containing protein produces the protein MGYPENVLADDEQVVLHRHPHWKRLIGPALVLILSTGAAAFIAAMVDNTDWQPTAKNVVMIAIGVVWLVLVGWLSVWPFLNWLTTHFVITDRRVMFRHGLLSRSGIDIPLARVNSVEFRHGLVDRILRTGTLIIESASQDPLEFHEIPRVEYVHSLLYHEVFDTLGSEEGDSRSTGRGRERPPAT, from the coding sequence GTGGGGTATCCGGAGAACGTACTCGCCGACGACGAGCAGGTGGTGTTGCACCGCCATCCACATTGGAAGCGACTGATCGGCCCGGCCCTGGTGTTGATTCTGTCCACCGGCGCGGCGGCCTTCATCGCCGCAATGGTCGATAACACCGACTGGCAGCCCACCGCGAAGAACGTGGTGATGATCGCGATCGGTGTTGTCTGGCTGGTGCTGGTCGGCTGGCTGAGTGTATGGCCATTCTTGAACTGGCTGACCACGCATTTCGTGATCACCGACCGGCGCGTGATGTTCCGTCACGGACTACTGAGCCGTTCGGGAATCGATATCCCGTTGGCGCGTGTCAACAGCGTCGAGTTCCGGCACGGCTTGGTGGACAGGATTCTGCGCACCGGCACCCTGATCATCGAGTCGGCATCGCAAGATCCGTTGGAGTTTCACGAGATACCGCGAGTGGAATACGTCCACTCGCTGCTATATCACGAGGTTTTTGACACCCTCGGTTCGGAGGAGGGCGACAGCCGCTCCACCGGGCGCGGCCGCGAACGGCCACCCGCCACGTGA